Genomic window (Brachyspira hampsonii):
CTGATGTATTAAAGTCATTTATAAGAGAGATTACTAATGGTAAATTATTAAATCATATAGGTATAAGTTTATTTAGGGTATTATCTGGTTTCGGATTAGCCTTTGTTGTATCAATACCTATAGCATTTTTAATGGGTTGGTATCAGCCTGTACAATTATTAATAGAACCTATAATACAATTTGTTAGGAATATACCTGCATTAGCATATATACCTTTGGTTGTAGTTGCTCAGGGAGTTGGAGAAAGTGCTAAAATTACAGTTATATTTATATCTACTTTTTTGGTAATGATTATAACAGTTTATCAAGGGGTAAGAGAGGTTGATCAAACTTTAATAAAAGCAGCCAGAGTTCTTGGTGCCAAAGATAAAGATATTTTCTTAAAAGTTGTAATACCTGCTTCTGTACCTTATATATTAGTTGGTATGCGTTTAGGATTGGGGGCTTCTCTTACAACTCTTATTGCTGCTGAATTAACAGGTTCTAGTTCAGGATTAGGACAGATGATTCAGGAGGCAAGTCTTTACTTTAGAATGGATATAGTTATGCTTGGAATAATACTTATTGGTATTACAGGCTTAATATTAAATTTTATAGTAAGCATAATAGAAAACAAGTTAACAGTATGGCAGGAAAAGAAAAAAAGATAATAAGCTATATATAAAAAATTATATAAAAGAGATTAAATATGTCAAATAAAGAAGTAAAAGTAAAAATTTCTAATGTTAGTAAAATATATAAAGGTACAACTAAAGATGTTCATGCTTTAGATAATGTAAATTTAGATATATATAAAAATGAATTTGTATGTGTAATAGGTTCTTCAGGATGCGGAAAAAGTACATTGCTTAATATACTTGCAGGACTTGATACTCCGAATTCAGGCAGTATAGAAATAGACGGAAAACCTATAGAAGGTACAGGAGTTGACAGAGGTGTTGTGTTTCAGCAGTATGCTTTATTTCCTTGGCTTACTGTAGCAAAGAATGTGGCTTTCGGACTAGAGTTGCAGAAAAAATCTAAGTCTGAAATAAATGATATAGTAGATCATTATCTTAAGGCTGTAGGATTAATAGATTTTAAAAATGCTTATCCTAAGGAACTTTCAGGAGGTATGAAGCAGCGTGTGGCTATAGCTAGAGCTTATGCTGTTAACCCTAATATACTTCTTATGGATGAACCTTTCGGAGCTTTAGATGCACAGACAAGAGCCCAATTGCAGACTGAGCTTTTGAATACTTGGGATAATGAAAAGAAAACTTGTTTCTTTATTACTCATGATGTAGATGAAGCCGTATTTTTGGCTCAGAGAGTTGTTATAATGAGTCCAAGACCCGGAAGAATTAAAAGTATAGTAGAGGTACCTATAGCATATCCTAGAGTACCTGAGACTAAATTATCCAAAGAATTTAATGATATAAAAAATCAATTATGGCAGCTAGTATATCATGAATATTTAGAGGCTAAAAAATAGGGAG
Coding sequences:
- a CDS encoding ABC transporter permease; protein product: MNSKHMGKKKYIFTAASIIIALLVWQLVSSSVAGAVIASPADVLKSFIREITNGKLLNHIGISLFRVLSGFGLAFVVSIPIAFLMGWYQPVQLLIEPIIQFVRNIPALAYIPLVVVAQGVGESAKITVIFISTFLVMIITVYQGVREVDQTLIKAARVLGAKDKDIFLKVVIPASVPYILVGMRLGLGASLTTLIAAELTGSSSGLGQMIQEASLYFRMDIVMLGIILIGITGLILNFIVSIIENKLTVWQEKKKR
- a CDS encoding ABC transporter ATP-binding protein gives rise to the protein MSNKEVKVKISNVSKIYKGTTKDVHALDNVNLDIYKNEFVCVIGSSGCGKSTLLNILAGLDTPNSGSIEIDGKPIEGTGVDRGVVFQQYALFPWLTVAKNVAFGLELQKKSKSEINDIVDHYLKAVGLIDFKNAYPKELSGGMKQRVAIARAYAVNPNILLMDEPFGALDAQTRAQLQTELLNTWDNEKKTCFFITHDVDEAVFLAQRVVIMSPRPGRIKSIVEVPIAYPRVPETKLSKEFNDIKNQLWQLVYHEYLEAKK